One Ricinus communis isolate WT05 ecotype wild-type chromosome 1, ASM1957865v1, whole genome shotgun sequence DNA window includes the following coding sequences:
- the LOC8258483 gene encoding agamous-like MADS-box protein MADS3 gives MGRGRVELKRIENKINRQVTFSKRRNGLLKKAYELSVLCDAEVALIIFSSRGKLYEFGNAGTTKTLERYQRCCFTPQDNSIERETQNWYQEVTKLKAKYESLQRTQRHLLGEDLGPLSVKELQNLEKQLEGALALARQRKTQIMIEQMEDLRKKERHLGDLNKQLKFKLEAEGQNLKAIQDLWNSGATEGTSNFTLHPSQSNPMECDPGPVLQIGYHHHYVQAEGSSVGRNMGSETNFMQGWVL, from the exons atgGGAAGAGGAAGAGTAGAGTTGAAGAGGATAGAGAACAAAATCAATCGCCAAGTGACCTTCTCTAAAAGGAGGAATGGATTGTTGAAAAAAGCTTATGAGCTGTCTGTGCTTTGTGATGCTGAGGTTGCTCTTATTATCTTCTCCAGTCGTGGAAAGCTCTATGAATTTGGTAATGCTGG AACAACCAAAACCCTTGAGCGGTATCAACGTTGCTGTTTCACTCCTCAGGATAACAGCATTGAACGTGAAAcacag AACTGGTACCAAGAAGTGACGAAATTAAAGGCAAAATATGAATCTCTTCAACGCACTCAAAG GCATTTGCTTGGGGAAGATCTCGGGCCGCTAAGTGTGAAGGAACTGCAAAATCTCGAGAAACAGCTGGAAGGAGCCCTTGCATTAGCTAGGCAAAGAAAG ACGCAGATTATGATTGAGCAAATGGAGGATCTTCGCAAGAAG GAGCGCCACCTTGGAGACTTAAACAAGCAACTCAAATTTAAG CTTGAAGCAGAAGGGCAAAATCTCAAAGCCATTCAAGACCTATGGAATTCTGGTGCAACAGAAGGAACAAGCAACTTCACTTTGCATCCTTCTCAATCCAACCCCATGGAGTGTGACCCCGGACCAGTTCTACAAATAGG GTACCATCATCACTATGTTCAAGCTGAAGGATCTTCTGTTGGAAGAAACATGGGTAGTGAGACTAACTTCATGCAAGGATGGGTACTTTGA